In a single window of the Octopus sinensis linkage group LG1, ASM634580v1, whole genome shotgun sequence genome:
- the LOC115216311 gene encoding uncharacterized protein LOC115216311 — MNIESFRNEVESDKEWRLRRKFIENNKNKYPVDRLICLSMCYINHVSYGVTYPAGVMKLVKHLSEGLPRHIDVVKESTFIGFVKSDDNALPTTKSAEASTCYSNFVKANDLTNNNNDSVKAKRKYSNFVQSTETEKLKPLLSPEPATKYPRLANSASAPESDSGPPVTNKYLNIVKFEKESGNGNNSNTTSTKQPKSSSNNVKTKGRQQNISVNAEASNETTTNDTESAKNLLTNLEMKFYSLSHNLRSIKKALPSANSIQVIHVAADKTKMTIKCDITPCFASAATLFICKICINDTHIVSGTGPNKRAAKHEAYNKAIEVLSMSCLKINTLDNGQNVLVGSSSPQPIVSLLSQSEAAKSSTKSRVTKRNQNASQNAGNKPMQKQPINDWIEFLIMSNTMVNATAILRRSAIFNKMPIEYVYRPAVNGTCCRILLNEESIMECVAESKFKAKTAVSKKALDWLQERCWTIHIKQTADSDDVSLSRDELMNEIQKKQPQAIPSDNVGNQLLRKMGWVGGGIGAEGNKGIEDPITVDQVIDRQGLGCRSGVSAQFDSSIHDVLVNYVKSKNQNDLVFATNFSKQERAIMHKEARKLNLKSVSRGTGASRYLVISRKRNPCQLFNHIMESGGSTMKYELIPPKKLLEK; from the coding sequence ATGAATATCGAATCTTTTCGTAATGAAGTAGAAAGCGACAAGGAATGGAGATTACGGcggaaatttattgaaaataataaaaacaaatacccTGTCGATCGACTaatatgtctgtctatgtgcTACATCAACCACGTGAGTTACGGTGTTACGTATCCGGCTGGTGTCATGAAACTTGTCAAACATTTATCTGAAGGTCTTCCTCGTCACATTGATGTTGTTAAAGAATCGACTTTCATTGGCTTCGTAAAATCTGACGATAATGCTCTACCCACTACCAAATCAGCTGAGGCCAGTACCTGTTACAGTAATTTTGTGAAAGCTAACGACCTAACGAATAACAACAATGATTCCGTGAAGGCAAAGAGAAAATATAGTAATTTCGTTCAATCAACTGAGACGGAAAAATTAAAGCCTCTGCTATCTCCTGAGCCAGCTACTAAATATCCTCGCCTCGCAAATTCTGCATCAGCTCCTGAATCAGATTCGGGTCCCCCGgtgacaaacaaatatttaaatatagtgAAATTTGAGAAAGAAAGTGGAAATGGAAATAATTCAAACACAACATCTACCAAACAGCCAAAATCTTCATCAAATAATGTCAAAACGAAAGGTCGACAACAGAACATTTCGGTTAATGCCGAAGCTTCTAATGAAACCACCACTAATGATACTGAATCTGCTAAGAATCTCCTCACTAATttagaaatgaaattttattctctctcacacaaccTAAGGTCTATAAAAAAAGCACTACCATCAGCCAATTCCATCCAAGTTATACACGTTGCAgcagataaaacaaaaatgacaataaaatgtGACATTACTCCTTGCTTTGCTAGTGCAGCGACTTTATTTATATGTAAGATTTGTATTAATGACACCCACATAGTCAGTGGAACTGGTCCCAACAAAAGAGCTGCGAAGCATGAAGCTTACAACAAAGCTATTGAAGTGCTTAGTATGTCTTGTTTGAAAATTAATACTTTGGACAATGGTCAGAATGTGTTAGTTGGTAGCTCATCCCCTCAACCTATAGTTAGTCTTTTGAGCCAATCAGAAGCAGCAAAAAGTTCTACAAAATCTCGTGTAACTAAACGCAATCAAAACGCTAGTCAGAATGCTGGCAACAAACCAATGCAAAAACAACCAATCAATGATTGGATTGAGTTTCTCATAATGTCTAACACTATGGTCAATGCCACTGCCATTCTTAGGAGGAGTGCAATTTTTAACAAGATGCCTATAGAATATGTGTATCGGCCTGCTGTAAATGGAACATGTTGCCGTATTCTTCTTAATGAAGAATCCATCATGGAATGTGTTGCTGAAAGCAAATTTAAAGCTAAAACAGCTGTCTCTAAAAAAGCATTGGATTGGCTGCAGGAGAGGTGTTGGACAATTCACATTAAGCAAACAGCTGACAGTGATGATGTCAGCCTTTCTAGAGATGAACTGATgaatgaaatacagaaaaaacaaCCTCAAGCCATCCCATCTGACAATGTTGGGAATCAGTTATTAAGGAAAATGGGTTGGGTTGGTGGGGGGATTGGCGCAGAGGGCAACAAAGGAATTGAAGACCCTATCACTGTTGATCAAGTTATTGATCGACAAGGTCTTGGTTGTCGGTCAGGTGTGTCTGCTCAGTTTGACAGTTCTATCCATGATGTACTTGTTAATTATGTCAAAAGTAAGAACCAAAATGATCTTGTTTTTGCCACAAATTTCTCTAAACAAGAAAGGGCTATTATGCACAAAGAAGCTCGCAAACTGAACCTTAAGAGTGTTAGTCGTGGCACTGGGGCATCAAGATATTTGGTTATCAGCCGGAAACGAAatccttgtcagttgtttaatcaCATCATGGAAAGTGGTGGCTCAACAATGAAATATGAACTTATACCACCAAAGAAACTACtcgaaaaataa